The genomic stretch GATCTTCTCCGCCGGCACGTCGCGCGCCGCGGCGAGGCGCTCGAGCGGCAGCACGTAGCGCGGCAGGTAGACGCCCAGGGCGTCGATGCCGACGCCGATCGGATCGGGGGTGCTCACGATGCGGCCTCCGTCCCGCGCAGACGCCGGCGCCAGCGACCGAGGGCCATGAGCGGGAAGTAGTCGCGGTACATCCAGTACCGCAGGTAGAAGTGGCCCGGGAATCCCGTGCCGGTGAAGAGCGTCTCGTCCCACCCCCCACCGGGCCGTTGGCGCTCGAGCAGCCAGGCGACGGCGCGCTCGCACTCCGGGCTCGCGCCGCGCTCGCCGGCGAGCAGCCCGAGCACCGCCCACGCCGTCTGCGACGGCGTCGACTCGCCCTGCCCGGCCAGCGTCTCGTCGTCGTACGAGGCGAGCGTCTCGCCGAAGCCGCCGTCGGCGTTCTGGTGCCGCTTCAGCCAGGCGACGGCGCGCTGCATGTGCGCCGCCTCGGGCTCGTCGCCGATGGCGCGCAGGCCGGAGAGCGCCGACCAGGTGCCGTAGACGAAGTTCGCGCCCCAGCGGCCCCACCACGAGCCGTCGGGGCGCTGCGTCCGCAGCAGGAAGGCGCGGCCGCGGCGGGCGCGCGCGTAGCCGAGGTCGAAGCCCTGCTGGCCCATCAGCTCGAGCAGGCGGCCGGTCAGGTCCTCCGTCGGCGGGTCGATCATCGCGCGCATGTCGGCGAACGGTATCTCGTTCAGCCAGGCGGCGTCGTTGTCCGTGTCGAAGGCGCCCCAGCCGCCGCTCCGGCTCTGCATGCCATAGGACCAGTTGGTGCCGTACGCGATCGCGCGGCGCTGGCGACGGACGTCGCTCGCGCGGATGCGGTCCAGCACCATGAGGATCACCGCCGAGTCGTCGACGTCGGGGTACCAGTCGTTCGCGAACTCGAACGCCCAGCCGCCGGGATCGAGGTCGGGGTTGTAGACGCTCCAGTCGCCCGGGGCGAAGATCTGGTTGTCGATCAGCCAGTCGGCGGCACGCACGAGCGCGTCGTGCGTGCCGGGAAGGTCGGAGTCGAGGAGCGCCTTGGCGGTGAGCGCCGTGTCCCACGTCGGCGAGACGCAGGGCTGGAAGAAGAGCTGGCCCTGGTGCTCTATGAGGAAGTCCTCGATGCCCCGGATGCCGTTCACGATCGCGGGGTGGTCGTCGCGGTAGCCGAGCGTGCGCAGCGCCATCACGCAGTTCAGCATCGGCGGCTGGATGCCGCCCCAGCCGCCGTTCGCGTCCTGGCGCTCCAGGATCCACTGCTCCGCCGCGCGCAGCGCCCGGGCACGGAAGGGCTTCCAGGGGCTCCTGCCCACCACCTCGAGCGTGCGGTTCAGGGCGAGGAAGAAGTTGCGCCAGGTGAAGAACTGCCTGCTGCGCGGGAAGCCGAGCGACTCGGGGGTCGGGCTCGGGTCGCACCACAGCTCCTCCACGCCGCAGCCGGGCTCGAGCGCGACGCGCGGCCGGAACGCCATCAGCACGGTCATCGGCACGACCGTCTCGCGCGCCCAGCTCGCCATCTTCCAGATGTTGATCGGGAACCACGGCGGCAGCAGCACGAGCTCGACCGGCATCGCCGGCAGGCCCCACCACGGGAACTGCCCGAAGTAGGCGAGGAACGTGCGCGTGAACACCTGCGCCTTCTCGAGCCCGCCGTGCGCCAGGATGAACTCGCGCGCACGCCGCATCGCGGGATGATCCGCGGAGACGCCGGTCAGCTTGAGGGCGAAGTAGGCCTCGATGGTCGTCGACTGGTGCCCCGGCCCCCCGTGGTAGAGGGGCCAGCTGCCGTCGTCCGACTGCGTCGCCAGCATGCGCGCCGCGAGCCGCTGCTCGGTCTCCTGCGGACGCCGGCCCATGAAGCGGTTGAAGACGACGTACTGCGCGTCCATCCCGACGTTGGCCTCGAGCGGCGCGTGCCAGTAGCCGTCGGGCGCCTGCAGGCCGAGCAGGTACTCCTGGCTGCGGGCGATGGCGTCGTCGAGCGCCGGGCCGCGCGCGGCGACCTCACCCGGATCGGTGACGGCGGCGAAGCTCATCGCCGGGCCGCGCTTTCCGCATGCAGCGCGGCGAGGATCTCGCGCGCCTTGTGCAGCTTGATCTCGCCCGAGGCGATGAGCCGCTCGACGACGCGGTCGGCGAGCTCCTCGGAGGCGCCGACCGCGAGCGCGAGGCCGCGTGCGTGCAGCGCCATGTGGCCGCGCTGGATGCCGTCGGTGACGAGCGCACGCAGGGCCGCGAAGTTCTGTGCCAGCCCGACGGCGGCCATCACCGCCGCCAGATCCCGCGCCGACTCGACGCCGAGCAGCCGCAGCGCGAGACGCGCGCGCGCGTTCAGCTCGAGGTTGCCGCCCACGGTCGCGACGGCCAACGGCACCTCGAGGCGGCCTTCGAGGGCGCCGCCCTCGACGCGCCACGTGCTGAGCGGACGATACGCGCCCTCGCGCACGGCGTACGCGTGCGCCCCCGCTTCGATGCCGCGCCAGTCGTTGCCGGTCGCGAGCGCGACGGCGTCGATGCCGTTCATGACGCCCTTGTTGTGGGTGCAGGCACGGTAGGGATCGACCCAGGCGAGCGCCCACGCCTCGGCGACGCGTGCGGCGACGGTGTCGCCGGGCAACGTGCGCGTCGTCAGCACCTCGAAGGGGAAGCGGACGCGGGCACGCGCGAGCCGGCGATCCGCGAGGTTCGAGAGGATGCGCAGCCGCGCCTCGCCGCCGGTGAGCTCCTCGACGGCGGGCGCGAGCGCCTCGACGACGGTGTTGACGGCGTTGGCGCCCATGGCGTCGCCGCAGTCGAGCAGGACGTCGACGGCGAGCATGCCGCCGAGGCCGGCGTCGGGCAGCACGCGCACCTCGATGCCGCGCGCCCCGCCGCCGCGGCGCACCATGTTCGGGTGGACGGCGTCGGCGGCCGCCATCAGGCGCGGCGCCGCCTGCTCGATGCGCAGGCGCGCGGCGGCGACGTCGGGCACGCGGATCAGCAGGATCTGGCCGATCATGACGCCCGGGTCGGCGTCGGCCTCGAAGCCGCCGGCCTCGCGCGCGAGCCGCGCGGCCGAGCTGGCCGCCGCGACCACGGACGGCTCCTCGACCGCCATCGGCACCAGACGATCGCGACCGTTGATGCGGAAGTTGAGGCCGATACCGAGCGGCAGCCCGAGCACGCCGACGGCGTTCTCGATCATGTGGTCGGCGGCCTCGAAGGCCATCACCTCGGTGCGCAGCGCCTCCAGCTCGGCGGCGCCGAGCCCGGTGCGTGCGGCCAGGGCCTCCAGGCGCCCGTCGTGCTCCAGCCGGCCGAACCCGACGATGCGCGAGCCCTGCTCCTCGGTCTGCATGCGTTCCTCCACGCCGCGATGCGTCCTGACCTGTTGGTCAGCGCCCGGGTCGCCTTTGCTTTCCTGCATCCGCCTCCGCCGCTCTTCCGCCGATCTGGTCTGGCTTTTCCCGGCCTTCGGGATCGGGCGTCGTCCTGACCGCTCGATCTAAACCGATCGGTCAGGCGTCTACGGAAGCGCCGGTGCCTTGTCAAGGTCGCTGGATACTGCGCGGGGGCGTGCCTGCGCGCGGGAGGCGGCGGGGACGAGACCGCCGTCGCCGTACTCTTCGTACCCGGGGGGCGCGAGTGCGAAGAGCGCACGCTTCCGCGGAGGCCGGATGCGGCCGCCGCTGCGTCGAGACGAGCCGGGCCGCGGGCGGGTTTGACCCCGGACCGACTGGCCTGGGATAGGCGGCACATGTCGATGCGTCGCTGCGCCGTCCTGCTGGTCCTTGGCATCGCCGCGGTCGCGGCCGCCGTCTCCGCCCCGATGCCCGAGGACGTTGTCGGCGACTGGGTCCCGGCCGGCGGCAGCTGCGACGCGACGACGCGCTTGCGGGTCGAGTCGCAGCGCATGACGCTGGTGAACGGCAGCGACCAGCAGTCGTGGGGCGACCTCGAGACCGCCCTCACCTTCTTCGGCCCCGAGTACGACGGCATCTCGACGGTGGTGATGCCGGACTTCGACAGCGGCGACCCGCCGTTCACCGTCTACTTCAACGCCGACGAGAAGAAGGGCGTGACCAAGGTCGAGATCTACGTCCCCATGCAGGGCAACACGAACGCGCAGGTCGCGGCGATCCAGGCGAAGCACGAGAAGCTCGCGAAGCGCTTCCCGGGGCTCAACATGACGCCGCTCAAGAGGTGCGCGGCGACGAAGTAGCGGGGATCAACCGCCCTTCGCGACGATGCGGTCGAAGGCCGCCTTCTCGAGCGGCATCACGCTGAGCCGCGACTGCCGCACGAGCGGAATGTCCTGCAGCACCGGGTCGGCCTTCACGTCGGCCAACGTGACGGGCGTCGCCAGCGCCTTCACCGGCACCAGGTCGACGACGACCCAGCCCGGCTCCTTCGCCGTGGGATCGGGGTAGGCCTCGCGGGACACCTCGGCGATCCCGACCACGGCGGTGCCGACGACCGAGTGGTAGAACAGCACCCGGTCGCCGGCCCGCATGGCCTGGAGGTTGTTGCGCGCCTGGAAGTTGCGGACGCCGTCCCACATGGTCCGGCCGTCCTTCACCAGCTGGTCGAAGGAGTACTTCGTGGGCTCCTGCTTCACCAACCAGTAGCGGCGCGCCATCGGACTTCAGGCGGCCTCGAACAGCCCCGCGGCGCCCATGCCGCCGCCGATGCACATGGTGACGATGCCGTAGCGCTTGCCGAGCCGCTTCAGCGTGAGCAGGAGCGAGCCGACCTGGCGCGCGCCGGTCATGCCGTACGGGTGGCCGATCGAGATCGAGCCGCCGTTCGGGTTCAGCTGCTCCATCGTGATGCCGAGCTTGTCGCGACAGTAGACGACCTGCGACGCGAACGCCTCGTTCAGCTCGACGATGTCGATGTCCTCGATCTCGAGCCCCGCGCGCGAGAGCAGCTTCGGCACGGCGAAGATCGGCCCGATGCCCATCTCGTCGGCCTCGCAGCCGGCGAACACGGTGCCGCGGAAGAAGCCGAGCGGCTCGATGCCGAGCGCCTTGGCGCGGTCGGCCGACATGATGATGACGGCCGCGGCGCCGTCGGAGAACTGCGAGGCGTTGCCGGCCGTGACGCTGCCCGTCTCCTTGAAGGCCGGCGGCAGCTTCTGCAGGCTCTCGAGCGTGGTCTCGGGACGGTTGCACTCGTCGCGCTCGACCGTGACCTCCTTCTCCGAGGTCGTGCCCGTCGCCTTGTCGGTGACCTGCATCTTCACCGTGAGGGGCGTGATCTCTTCCTTGTGGAAGCCGTTCTTCTGGAAGGCGGCGGTGCGCTGCTGCGACGCGAGCGCGTACTCGTCCTGGGACTCGCGCGAGATCTTGTAGCGCTCGGCGACGATCTCGGCCGTCAGCCCCATCGGCATGTAGACGTCGCGGTAGTGGTCCATCAGCCAGGGGTTGAACAGACCGTTCTTGTTGAAGTCGTTCTGCATCATGGTGATCGACTCGAGACCGCCCGCGACCACCGCGTCGGCGCCCTCGTTCTCGACCATGTGGGCGGCGACGGCGACCGCGTTGAGACCCGACGAGCAGAAGCGGCTGACGGTCGAGCCCGCGACCTCGTGCGGCAGGCCGGCGAGGATCGCGACGTTGCGACCGACGTTGAAGCCCTGCGGGCCCTCGGGGAAGCCGGTGCCCATGACGCAGTCGTCGATCTCCTTCGGATCGAGCGACGGCACCTTGGCGAGGGCGGACTTGACGGCGTGGGCCGCGAGGTCGTCGGGACGGGTCTGGTTGAACGAGCCGCGGAACGACTTGGCGAGCCCGGTCCGGGCGGTCGCGACGATCACGGCTTCACGCATCTTCCGCATGGGAAAGTATCCTCCAAGGAGCGTTTTCTGGTGAACCCGGGTCGGGTACCACGCGTGATCGGCCGCAACAACCGCGCCAGCCCCGATCGGGCGGATCGCCGGCCGAACCGGTCCACGAGCCCCAACGCGGCGCTCTGCTTGAGGTTCGCGGCCTCGCCGGGTAGGGCGAAACCCATGCGAATCTCTCGTGCCGCCCTCGCTGCCGCCACCCTCCTCGCCGCCACGAGCACCCTCGCCGCGCCGCCCGACGCCGCCACGCTCGCGGCGAAGATGAAGGCCGCGCTCGAGCCCCAGCGGGCCAGCGTCCGCAGCATGACGCTCACCATCAGCGGCATCGGCGGCCCCGGCGGGGTCGAGACCGTCTACACGGCGGTCCAGGCGCGCAAGAGCGTCGACGGGCGCGCGCGCATGCTCACGGCCATCGTCACGCCCCCCGGCGAGCGCGGCATCGCCAGCCTGGTCGAGGACGGCGACAAGACCCACGTCGACGTCGTCGCGGTCTGGCTGCCGATGATCCGCCGCGTCCGCACGCTGACCCCGCTCGGCCAGAACGAGGCCTTCCTCGGCTCCGACTTCACCTATGCCGACCTCGGCCTCGTCGACATGAAGGGCACCTACACCGTGGGCACGGCGACGGAGAAGAACGGCACGAAGGTCTGGGAGCTGCAGGTCGTGCCGCCGCAGCACTGGTACTACTCGAAGGTCGTCGCCTTCCTCGACCAGACCACGCTGCTCCCGATCGAGCGCAACTACTACGACCCGAGCGGCCACCTCTGGAAGGTGGAGACGTTCAGCGACGTCACGGTCGTCGACGGCACGCCGGTCGCGTTCACGGTCCGCATGGAGGATCGTGAGTCGAAGAGCTGGAGCACGATGGTGACGAAGTCGGTGAAGTTCGACGTCGACCTGCCCGACGCGCTCTTCACCAACGACGGCCTGCCGACGGCGCTCGAGTCGCCGGCGCTGAAGGGCGTCGAGTAGCGGCGCTGGGGCCGGCAGGCGCGCGCGGGACGTCTCAGGCCGCCGCCGGCGTTCCGTGCAGCGGCACCGTGCGACCGCCGATGGTGGCGAGCACGTAGGGCCCCTCCGGAATCGCGACCACGCGCGCGCCGTCGCCGTGCCGCCGGCGCGCCGCCGCCACGGCGTCCTCGACCGACCCCGCGCGCTGGACGGGCAGTCCCGCCAGCGCGTCCGCCGCCAGCGCCGGCGCCACGACGGTGAGCGACGCGCGCCGCAGCACCTGGTCGAGGTGCTGCACCATCCACTGGTCGATCACGAAGAAGCCGGGCGAGGTCAAAAGGTCCATCGCGCGCTCGCCGCCGCGCAGGCGATCGAGCATCTGCTGGAAGTCGGCGCTGCCGAGCCCCTCGCGCATCTCGGCCGCGAGAACGATCGTGCCGCCCGGCTTCACGATGCCGAGCGCCGCCACCGGGCCCTTGATGGCCTGATAGAAGGTCGCGTCGAGCGGGTAGCCGCCCGCCGACGTGACCACCACGTCGAACGCCCCGTCGCAATCGACCCGCGCCTGCGCCAGCGCCCGCGCGCGCGCCGGCGCGTGCGCGGCTTCGAGGTCGCCGGCGAACACGCCCGTCAGCCGGCGCTCGCGATCGATCGTCACGTTGACGAGGAAGTCGACGCCCGCGCGGCGCGCGACCTCGAGCAGGTCGGCGTAGAACGGATTGCCCGCGACGATGCCGGGCCCGCAGTGCGCCTCCAGCATGTCGGCGCCGTGCGTACGCCGGATCGTCTCCGTCGCGGCGATGCCGGTCGCGATCGACTTCGGACCGCCCGAGAACCCCGCCATCAGGTGCGGCTCGACGAGGCCGGTGACGATCTTGAGATCGGCGTCGAGGTAGCCGGCGTCGATCACCATCGCCGTGCCCTGCGCGCTCGTGCCGACGTGGCGATGCGCCGCCCCGTCGCGCGCGACGTGGTTGCGGAAGCGCCACCCCGCGACGATCCCGGGGCTCGTCATCGCGGTGAGCTCCGCGTCGGTGGCGGGGCGATGCAGCCCGGTGGCGACGAGGATCTCGATGGCGTCGCGCGGCACGCCCGCGGCGTCGAGCTCGGCCAGCAGCGGCGGCAGCAGCACGCCGTAGGGAATCGGCCGCGTGCGATCGGAGACGACGATGCACACGCGCCGCTTGCCGCGCGCCAGCTCGGCGAGCGGCGGCGTCCCGAGCGGCGCGCGCAGCGCGGCCCGGATCGCGGCCGCAGGGTCGGCGAGCGCCGGGGCGCCGGGCCGCTCGAGGACGGGCGTGCCGTCGGGAAGCGTGACGTCGAGGCCGGACGTGCCGTGGTCGAGGCGCAGCTGCACGATCGGGATCTAGGCGGGGGCGCCGCGGCTGGCAAGCCGCGCGCCCCCGGCACGCGCGCGTGACTCGTCGACGACGCTACGGCCGGATCGTGATCCCGCCGTCCACCGGGATCACCGTGCCCGTCACGTACGCCCCTGCCTTCGACGCGAGGTAGATCGCCACGCCCGCCATGTCGTCCGGCTCGCCGATGCGGCCGAGCGGGCAGCTGGCGACGATCGCGTCGCGGAAGCGATCGAGCGTCACCGCCATCATCTTGCTCTCGAATGGGCCCGGGGCGACGGCGTTCACGGTGATCTTCGGCGCGAGACGCGCCGCGAGCACGCGCGAGAGGTGGTGCACCGCGGCCTTGCTGGACGAGTACGCGAACGTCTCCAGCATCGGCACGCGCAGGCCGTCGATCGAGCCGATGTTGATGACCCGTCCCGGATCGCCCGGGCCTGCCGCCGCCTCGAGCAGCGGGACGCAGGCGCGGGTCAGGTGGAAGACGCCCTTCAGGTTGAGCGCCAGCACCTTGTCCCAGGCGTCGTCGGGGTAGCTCTCGAGCGGCGCGCCCCAGTTGGCGCCGGCGTTGTTCACGAGCACGTGGAGCTTCGGCTCGCGGTCGGCGATGGCCTTCGCGAGCCCGTCGCAGCCGGCCTGCGTGCCGCAGTCGGCGGCGAGCGGGATGCACGTGCCGAGCTTCGCCAGCTCGGCGGCGGCCTCGTCGCAGGCGGACTGCTTGCGCGACGAGACGTAGACCTTCGCCCCGCCCTCGACGAAGCCGCGCGCGATCATGAGGCCGATGCCGCGCGAGCCGCCGGTGACGAGGACGACCTTGCCCTTGACGGAGAAGAGATCGCTCATGGGCCGGGAGGTCTAGCGCAACCCTCCCGGCCAGCCTACCCCGCCGGCGCGAAGCCGCCGGGGCCGGGCCTCCATCCGCGATCCGCCACCGTCCGAGGGTCGCGACACCGGCGCCGGGCGGGGCGGCGGACCACGGCCCGCCGCCCGCCGCTCGCCGCTCGCCGCTCGCCGCTCACCGCTTGCCGCCGGCCGCTTGCCGGCTGCGCGCTCGCGCTGACCGCGCTCGGAGCTGCACCGACATCGAATGCATCGACGCGCAGTCTCCTCGGTGGTGCCGTCCACGCTCGTGCGGTCGCCTCACCCTTGCGCCGCGCCGCGCACCGGCGCTTGCCGAGCGCATGACCGGCCGTGCCTGCGCGATCGACCGCCGCACAGCTGCGCCTCCGACGTGACGTGCACGTCCGCGCGCGCGCTCGTCACGCGCCGTGCGCGTCTGCGGCGCGAGCGGGTGAGAGCCGACCGCACGGCGCGGACGGCACCACCGAGGAGAAACCCGTGTTCGATGCCCTCGAGATGTCCCTGCAGTTCCTGGAGCGCCTGGTCCCCGTCGAGACCCGTATCCGCCAGCGCAGCGCCTCGCTCGCCAAGCAGCTCGCCCGCGCGTCCGAAAGCGTCGCGCTCAACCTCGGCGAAGGTCGGCTGCGCTGCGACGGCGACAAGCGCCGGCACTACGAGATGGCCGCGGGCAGCGCCGCCGAGGTCACCGTCGCGCTGCGCATCGCGGTCGCCAAGCGCTACGTCCCCGCCGCCGAGGTCGCCGAGCTCGAGGCGCTGCTCGATCGCGTCCGCGCGATGCTGTGGCGTCTGACCCACCACCGGCGGTGATGGCCTCGCCTCCCCCGGGGAGCGCGCGGGAGCCGTTTGTTCAGGATCGACAGCGGCGGCCTCGCCGTGATCGAGTAGCGCGATGGCGAAGCGCTACCGCACGTGGAATCCCGCCCAGTCGTTCCTGCTGCCGCCGTCGCCGCTCGAGTGGCTGCCCGAGAGTCATCTGGCGTTCTTCATCCTCGAGCTGGTCGCGCAGCTCGACCTCGACGCGATCGACGAGACGTTGCAGCGCAAGGACCCGCGCGGCGAGCGTCCGTACGCACCGCGGATGATGGTGGCGCCTGCACGTGGACGCATGCGCGCCGTGCTCGCGACCTCCGAAGGCAAGGCCGTCTATGCACGACGCAAGTGCACCGTCGAGCCCGTCTTCAGATCGTCAGCGCTCGCGGCTTCCGCACGTTCCTGCTGCGCGGTCTGCGCAAAGTCCGCTGCGAGTGGGCCCTCGTCTGTCTCACCCACAACCTGCTCAAGCTCTTCCGCGCTGCAAACCGCACGGTGAGCGCGCTGGCCAGCCCCGCCACCGCCGCTGCCTGAACTCCATCGCACGCGTCGCGCGCGCCGCCCCCGGCGTCCGAGGCGCCGAACGACTACGCACGACACGTTCCTACGCCGGCGCGCGCTCGGCCAGGAACTCGGGCCGCGGCGCGGTCCCGCCACCCGGCTCGCCGTGCTCCCGAAGTCGATCACCTGGAAGGTGTCCTGCGGGTGCATGCGATCCAGGATCCAGCGCATCGTCTCCTTCGCCTTGTCGAGCGGCGCGCCCATCTGCGAGCCGGAGCGGTCGATGACGAAGACCAGCTCCTTCGGCGCCGCCTCCGCCGCCGGCACGCGGCGCGGCGGCACCAGCACGACGCTCACATAGCCGTCGCCGCTCGCCGTGCGGTGCGTCAGATAGGCGCTCTGCACGTCGTCGCTCGCCACCGCCCAGCGCAGCACGAAGTCGCGGTTCGGGATCTCGCGCGCCTGACGCAGGCGGACGCGGGCCGTGGTCGGCGTCGGCCGCTCCACGTCGATCGCATGCAGCGCCGAGGTCACCGCCTGGATCGGCACGCCGGCGTCGACGGCGACGGCGATCGCGATGTCGTGCCCGGCGCGCCTGCCCTCGGGCGTCACCGGCGGCGTCACGCGATCGGCGTCCGGCGTCCCGGGCGGCGAGAAGCGCGGCCCGACGACGGTCGGGAAGGTCAGCTCGAACGTGCCGTCGGCGTAACGCAGCGGCTCCGTGTACTCGAGGTGTACCTCCACGCCGGCGCCGGGCATCAGGTTGGCGACGCGCTGGGTGAAGACGTTCGGCCGCTCCTCGTCGAGGAGCGCCGCCACCTGCCCCGCCTGCTTGGCGGCGTCGTAGATGGCCTGTGCCTCGGCGCGGCGCTCGATCTCGCCCTCGATCGTGCGCGCGCCGGTCGTGAGCCGCATGGTGTCGACGGCGCCCTTCTCCGAGAGCGGGAAGGTGTAGACGGCCTCGATCGGATCGGGGAACGGGTTGCGGAAGCGCTGCGTGATCGACACGCGCGCGACGAAGCCTGCGACCGACACCTGCACGTCGGTGTGCTCGAGCGGGCAGCCGCCGCGCGACGTGCCGTCGGGCGCGAGCGCGTCGAGCCCGGCGGTGACGGCCGGCGCGGCGGCGGCAGGAGCGCCGCCGAGAGCGGCGCAGACGAGGGGGACGAGAGCCAGGGACCTTCGCATCGGGAACCTCCTTCACGAGAGAAGGTCTGCGCCGGCGGGGAATCGGATCACGCGCGCGAAACCCCAGCCTGGGCGCCGTGTTGGTGGTCCGCGTCACCCTCCCGTACGATGCCCGCCGCCATGCCGGACCGGACCCGGGTCGTAGAGCGCCTGCTCGCGGGCGAGCGGCTGGCGTTCCTCGAGCTGAACCGGCTGGTCACGGCGACGCTACGGCAGCTGCGCGCCTGGGACTTCCACGACGAGTGGGACGACCTCCGCCAGGAGGTGCTCCTCGCGGTGGTCGCGAGCGCGAAGGCGGGCCGGCTGCGTGACCCCGAGGCCTGCGTCGGCTACGTGCGCATCGTCACGCGCAACAAGTTCGTCGACCGGCTGAAGCACCGCCTGCGCTGGAAGGAGACGGAGACGCTGCCCTGGGACGACGCCGCCGCCCATGCCCTCGCCACGCCGCCCGACGACGGCGAGCGCGCCGCGCTCGACGCGGCCGTCCGCGATCTCGCGCCCGACGAGCGCCGGGTGCTGGACGGCGTCTACCGGGAGGGCAAGACGTATCAGGAGGTCAGCGACCAGACCGGCATCCCGCTCGGGACCATGAAGCGGCGCCTGCGCGACGCCCTGACGACGCTGCGGCGCCGGCTCGCGCCGGGATGATCCGATGCGCCGCCGCCCACCGACCATAGGGACGAGGACCACGCGTCCATGAGCTGCCGCCGCGCCTTCGACATCGACCTCGCCGCCTTCCTCGCGGCGCCGCGGGACGCCGCGTGGGACGCGTTCCGCGCCCACTATCCGACCTGCCCCGCCTGCGCCGCGGAGGTCGCCGCGTGGACCGAGCTCGGGGACCGGCTCGGCGCGGACGCCCACCCGGAGCCCGCCCTGTTGCTGCGCTGGGCGGAGGCGCGCGACGAGCTCGACCCGGGCACGCGCCGCCGTCTCGCCCGCCACCTGGACGGCTGTCCCGGGTGCAGCGAGGAGCTGCGCGCGCTGGCACGCTTCGACGCGGCCGGGCCCGGCGCCGCCGACCACCGTCACGAGGTGCGGGCGGTGGCCGGCGCCGCGCCGGTCGCGGAGCCGGACGGCCGGCCGCCGCGGCCTCGGCAGCGGCGCCCGCGCCGAGGCGGCGGGTCGCCGCTGCGAACCGTCCGGGCGGGTGCTCTGGCATCCGGCCTTCGCCTGGGCGGCGGTGCTCGTGGTGGCGTTGAGCTCGCTCGTCGAGCGCCACGCGCGGGTCGGAGTGCCGACGGGACGCCCGCCGGCGACGGTCGGATTCGAGGGGCCGCGGCGCCGCGCCGGCGCCAGGACGACGGCCGCATCGCCACCGCCCCGCCCGCGACGCGCGCGGGCGGTGGCGCCGCCGCCTGCCGCGCCGCGCCGGAGAGAAGGCCGCAGCGCCCGCCGAGCCGGCCCAGCGATCGCCAGGACGCCGAGAGCGCGGGGGGGGGCGGGGGGGGCGGGGGCCGGCGGCGGCGCGCGCGGGCGCATGCCGCAGGCACTCGGAGCCGCCGGCGCAGGAGCGCCGACCGTCGCCGTCCAACCCGGCACGCCGACCAGCGCGCTCTACATGACGCTGCCGCAGGACGCGCGCGGCGGCGGCGACTTCGAGCTGCGCATCGCGGCGGTCGGCGGCGAGCGCGAGCTGCGCCAGCGCATCGTCGTCGGCAACGCCTCGCGCATCGCCGCGATGAGCGTGCCGTCGGCGTGGCTGGTCGCGGGCCGGTACGAGGTCACGCTGTGGCACGAAGGCCGTGAGGTGAGTCGCGCGAC from bacterium encodes the following:
- a CDS encoding four helix bundle protein, giving the protein MFDALEMSLQFLERLVPVETRIRQRSASLAKQLARASESVALNLGEGRLRCDGDKRRHYEMAAGSAAEVTVALRIAVAKRYVPAAEVAELEALLDRVRAMLWRLTHHRR
- a CDS encoding SDR family oxidoreductase, whose translation is MSDLFSVKGKVVLVTGGSRGIGLMIARGFVEGGAKVYVSSRKQSACDEAAAELAKLGTCIPLAADCGTQAGCDGLAKAIADREPKLHVLVNNAGANWGAPLESYPDDAWDKVLALNLKGVFHLTRACVPLLEAAAGPGDPGRVINIGSIDGLRVPMLETFAYSSSKAAVHHLSRVLAARLAPKITVNAVAPGPFESKMMAVTLDRFRDAIVASCPLGRIGEPDDMAGVAIYLASKAGAYVTGTVIPVDGGITIRP
- a CDS encoding sigma-70 family RNA polymerase sigma factor: MPDRTRVVERLLAGERLAFLELNRLVTATLRQLRAWDFHDEWDDLRQEVLLAVVASAKAGRLRDPEACVGYVRIVTRNKFVDRLKHRLRWKETETLPWDDAAAHALATPPDDGERAALDAAVRDLAPDERRVLDGVYREGKTYQEVSDQTGIPLGTMKRRLRDALTTLRRRLAPG
- a CDS encoding zf-HC2 domain-containing protein gives rise to the protein MLRWAEARDELDPGTRRRLARHLDGCPGCSEELRALARFDAAGPGAADHRHEVRAVAGAAPVAEPDGRPPRPRQRRPRRGGGSPLRTVRAGALASGLRLGGGARGGVELARRAPRAGRSADGTPAGDGRIRGAAAPRRRQDDGRIATAPPATRAGGGAAACRAAPERRPQRPPSRPSDRQDAESAGGGGGGGGRRRRARAHAAGTRSRRRRSADRRRPTRHADQRALHDAAAGRARRRRLRAAHRGGRRRARAAPAHRRRQRLAHRRDERAVGVAGRGPVRGHAVARRP